A stretch of DNA from Equus asinus isolate D_3611 breed Donkey chromosome 20, EquAss-T2T_v2, whole genome shotgun sequence:
aacataTGTGAAGGCTCCACTAGGAACTGAGCACGTTCATGCAATTAGGGGGATCAACTATCCTGGTTTGCTCTTGCCGGAGGGGTTTTCCGACACTCACTCAGTGCTAACTGGGATGGTTCTAGGCAAACAGGGGCAGCTGTGGTCAAGCTGTGGCAGTTGATCACCTACATTAACTGCAGAATACCTCCAAACACCTCTGCCCCCCACTTCgaaggggggaaactgaggcttagagcagCTGAGTCCATTGCCCAGGGACTGTCCGCCAGTcagcaggtggcagagcagaGGTCTGAACACCGGTGTGCACGAGGCCAGAGCTCTTCCCAGGTAGATGGTGTGGGTACCACTTCCTAGGGCTCAGGGCACATCAACCAGCGGCAGGCTGGAGTCCCCTGGAAGCCTTAAAACTGCTGAGGCCTCAGTGCCACCCTCAGAGTGTGAGGCTTTGACCTGGGGTGTGATCCCATCAGACTTCCAATACCCCACAGTTGTTAGGAAGTGCAGCCGAGCCTGAGAAAAGAACCATGGCTCCAGCGCTGCTTTCCTCAGCACCCACGTCAGCAGGACAGTCTATCGAGAAGGTTTTCAGGATGCCATTTAGGCCCCTAGCGCTCCCAGGGACTCGAGTCACAATTATGTGCATTCCGTCTGCAAGTTCATTTTTCTTAGGTGTCAGGACACAAGTGCTATATGTCTGCAGCCTTCCCCAAGTCTGTCTTCATGGCACCACCTCACCCACCCACATCCCCTGCATAGTCTCATATGTCCTTCATTCTGTAGCAGTGGTTCTTGACCAAGGGCAGTCTTGTGCtctgggacatttggcaatgtgtgGAACATTTTGGTTGTCACCTGGGGAGCGTACTGCTGCTCTAGGGTGTAGAGGGCAGGGACGGTGCTCAACGTCTGCCAGTGCTCAGGACAGCCCTGCTCAACACACACGTGTCTGACTCGCGGTTTCAATAGTGCTGAAGTGGAGAAATCCTGTTCCATAACCATACCTCCCTTCTCTACCTTAAACATAAGATGTGGACCTCAAGGGAGATGGAGCACACAGACAGCATCACGAGGGTCCGATCACCCAACAGCTCGGCTGTGCCCACCTCACTGACTCTCATTAGAGTGTGCTGGAGACGCCAACTGGGATTAGCAATGTGCTCCTCATCCTATGGAATCCAAGGTGCTATGAGCTCAGGCTGAAATGGAGTAAGTGGATGGTTCTGCATTCAAGATTCTTCTCTAAGGGATGTCACAGTCTTTCTGTTCACCCTGTGTCCCTTTGCCCGTGTCCTTTCCTTTCCAGGGACTTGGGACATGCTAAGAGCTTACCAGGACATGAGAGAAGCCAATTACATAGGTGCAGACAAATACTTCCACGCCCGCGGGAACTATGACGCTGCCAGGAGGGGCCCTGGGGGCGCCTGGGCTGCTAAAGTCATCAGGTGACTCAGGGCTTGAGGGTGCAGGGGTGGGTGCGCAGAGCTGGGCTGCCTTTGGGGATCAGGAGGGGCAGACCCGGGTGAGGGGTCTTGCGGGAGATATGATCTCCTCCTTGCGTGCATCCTGTCCAACCTCTCCATCTGTGCCCAGTGGCAGCAGAGCCAGAGTGTGGCTGGTGAACACATGTGACCCCTGCTCCCAAAAGAGAAAGTGAGCTCCAAGGAGTGATTCCCAACCCTCCTCTCTGGGTGCTGTTCACCCAGCATCAGGGGATCAGTGAGGCTGGGTGGGCTGTGCCGGGGCAGGCTGAGTGTATGGgcccctctctccttggctcctcTCAGAGCCATCCCTGGGAAAGATGAGAGTCAGGAAGGGTGGGGCTATTGCTCATCAGCCCCGGATTAATCTCCTGCCTGTTCTCCTCCATCAGTGATGGCAGAGAGAATTTTCAGAGATTCACCGACCGTTTCAGTTTTGGAGGCAGCGGCCGTGGAGCAGAGGACTCGAGAGCCGACCAGGCTGCCAATGAATGGGGCCGGAGCGGCAAAGACCCCAATCACTTCAGACCTCATGGCCTGCCTGACAAGTACTGAGCTTCCTCTTCACTCTGCTCTCAGGAGATGGGCTGTGAgcaccctgagggcagggacaccCAGTTATTGAGGTCTATGGCCACAGAAGCCAGTGGGGGGTCACAGAATTACTGTCTAATAAATGCTTAAGAGATTGAATTTGTTGAAACCGCGTGCTATTCTTTGGTCTAAGGACTGCCCGTTTGTTCCCAGGGGGTGATGGAAGGACACTGAGGTGAAGGGTGACCCTGTGCCCGTGTGTGTGGGTCCAGGGGAGACAGTCTCAGCATCACACAGGACAGACATCCTGCAGGACCCTCCCCTCATCAGCCCCGCTCCCCTCTGCAGGCCCCTCTGGTTACATTGGTGCTTTTTCCTGGTCTCTCTGTGTCCAGGCCTCCTCAGTCCCTGTCAGTTATGTCTTGTCACCTTCTCTGACTCCAGGGCCGACTCCCTTTAATTGTATTCCTCAGTGGTCTCTGTCTGGGGACAGGAGGCACAGCCACGGAAGGTGTGGACTGTGGAATCCTGCTCCTGCAACTCACACCTTGGTCTTCTGCTCATTCCCCAGCAACACCTACAAATCCAATTATTAACCAATTTCTATCCGTGCCATCCAAGAAATGTCTCAGAGCAGTTTCACGGCACTCTATCATCATCACTTTATTTCAAGCCTAAATGAAGATGTAACACCGCCTCACTTGTGAATGTTTCCTCATATCTTCTTCACCTTAACTAGCTCAAAACTGGGGCATTGGTAGTGAAGAGAGAGCAGGATAGAGGAGACCCCCTTTAAGTGTCAGGGTCCAGTCATGAGACACAAAGCAGGAAGGAATTTGAAAAGTGACATTTTAATACAGGGAATTTCTAGCTGTTAACAGGATCAACTAGGAAGAAGTAAAGAATACAAGAAGGGATAGATTCGAGAAAGGGCTCCCCACAAGGGTGAGGGGTAGACTTCTTGCTAAGTCTGTAGCCCATTGGGAGGCTGATACAGATAGCTGGGTGCCACGAGCCAAAGCCGGCAAACAAGAGCTCCCCCTCTGAGGTGCCCATGAACCCGGGCAGGAAGCCGCCCGGGTGAGCAGTTGAACTCCCTGCGAATGCAGCCGGGTCCCTGGAGCTCCCTGGAGGATCGCCCACACGGGGTTTGGAGGAAGAATGCTGCTGAACACCCTGGAAGCCAGTTATGGAATAGGCAGGTCTGTGGCCTGAATTGTGGCCCCCAAAATGTATGTCGAAGCCCTAAGGTGCAGTGCGGCTGAATTTGcattaaggaagtaattaaggttaagtgaggtAATAGGAGGGGGCTCCTGGTCTGATAGGATCAGTGTCCTTTAAGAGGAGCTGACCAGATAGCTCACGCTCTCTCTACCATGAGActacacagcaagaaggtgggtGTCTGCAAGAAAGGAAGAGAGTCCTCATGGAGTAGTCCTTCTGCTGGCcccttgatgttggacttcccagcctccagaagtgggagaaataatttctgttgtGAAACCACCACCCGTGGTATTTTCTTATGACAGAATGAGTTAAGACAGGTAGAATTCTGCTGAGCACCTTAGGAATCTAGTGGAGACACCACAGAAGTTGACAGGGGACTGTCTTGGCCCTGGGTTCCCACTGAAACTCCCTGGGGTGAGCGCTATGGTTGTGCTGCTCATGAGAACAGCACCCcaagggctggaggaaggaaagCACACATAACCTGGAAGAGATGTCTTTacttcctgcttctccctccagTGCCCTCTGCTGACGAAGGTTAGCATCATGCCTAGCGGCATAGGAGAAACGTTTACAGGCTCCAGCTCCAGTGTCGCCAACACGGAAAGATGGTGGATGTGGAGCTCAAAGTAAATAAACTCATAACTGACATCAACTCCTCTTTGAAAAAGAACTGAGGAGAACTCCTAAGGGGAGGagataatgataaaatatttgcagaGGAATGACAAATTTGGTTATTTgtcaaggagaaaggagaagcgTCAGTCACAACAGAACCTTCTCATCTGGTTCCCCTCAGAAGCCTCTACCCCCATCGCAGGGGCAGCAGGGTTGGGAGGTTCGAGGCTGAGCCTCACAGGACTGACGGGCAGGGGCGGGAGAAATCGGTGAAGGAGACCGTGCTGGCCGCTGGCTGGTGAGAGCTGGCTCCGAGTACTTCTGAGGCCGAAGTCCGAGCACTAGTGATCGAATGTTTTGTTAGGTTGTTAAGTAATATCTAATAAAAGCCAGGAAACCAATCATCTAAGCTTCTATgatataaaactggaaaaagaagagcaaactaaacccaatgaaagtaaaaggaaggaaggaactaaaagcagaaggaaggaacaaaAAGCAAAAAGGTTTAGTTTTTGAAAAGCTAATGAAACTGGTAAACCCCTAGCAATACTGATCAGGAAAACAATAAGGAGAGAAAACATGAAATCTgcatcaggaatgaaaaagaagcTATCACCACATACACCACCAATACTTGAAAGGTTATTTTCAATGACTCTTTGACGATATTTGTGAATTGAGATGAAAGAAAGGAATTCTTTGAAAAAACATGCCTTACCAAAAttgatcaagaagaaataaaaaatctgaatagccctatatcCACTAAAggaattgaatttgtaattaaaaaatctACTAGGTGAAAACTCCCGGCCCAGAGAGCTGCACTGGTGAATTCTGTCAAACATttaataaagaacttttaaaataaagtgtctAAGCTTCCAGCTATAGAAGCAAaataaagaagagcaaagtaaactcaaaataaatagaaggaaggaaacaatatggttaagagcagaaaccaatgaaacagaaacaaacaacagagaaaataacCAAAACCATGGGCAGAACCTTGGAAAGATTCACGACATTTATAAATTTTCAGCAAGACGGatcataaaaaaagagagaagtaagTTATcactatcagaaatgaaagtaggaATATTACCATAGTTTCTATAGACATTACAAGGATAAGAAAAGACTATCATGAACAAATTTATGTCCGTAAATTCAACAACTGAGATGAAAAGGACACATTCCATAAAAGACACAGCTTACGAAAACTGGTAAAAAAATTGAATAGCTACAcatctgttaaagaaatttataattataatttttcacacaggtacatgaaaaaatataGATCTACAATGGATCAtacttgaaagcccagaaataaaccaacacGTCTACGGACAgtcaatctttgacaaaggagccaagaacatacaatggagaaaggaaagtctcttcaataaatggtgttgggaaaactggacagtcacatgcaggagaatgaaaggagaccattatcttgtaccatacacaaaaatcaactcaaaatagattaaggacttgaagctaagatgtgaaaccataaaactcctagaagaaaatataggaggtacactctttgacattaggcttagcagcatcttttcgaataccatgtctactcaggcaagggaaacaacagaaaaagttcacaaatgggactgcatcagactaaagACCTCATGCAAAGCGAAGGAACCTATGAACAAAATGGAAGCACAACTCACCAACTGCAATAAAATCTTCGCAAATcttttatcagacaaggggttgatctccaaaatatataaagaactcatacactcaacaaaaaaaccacaaacaacccgatcaaaaaatgggcagaggaaaagaacagacatttttccaaggaagatatacagatggccaacagacacctgaagagatgctcaacatcactaattattagggaaatgcaaatcaaaacctcaacaGACATATCATTTTACACCAGTCTGACTGGGtacaattaccaagacaaaaatcaacaaatgttggagaggatgtggagaaaaaggaccaATATCCcatatgaacatagatgcaaaaattcttaacacaaTATTAACAAATAGAATCCTGCAATATGTCAAAAGGACAATGCAGCTTTGCCAGTGGGGTTGATTGCaatgttggtttaacatttgTAACACAATCACGGAAATTTaccaccttaaaaaaagaaagaagaaaaatcatgtgattatCTCAATAAATCCAGAAAAAGtagttgacaaaattcagcacccaTTCATTACAATAAAAACACCCAgtctgataaagggcatttatgaaaaatctTTGGCTAGCATCGTTCTTAGTGGTGCAATTTTGAACACTTTCTCCTCAAGATGAGGAACAAATTAAGTTATCTTCAGTCCCATGAGTTTTACTCCACATTGTATTTGAGGTCCCAGCTAGTACAAtttagaagagagaggaagagcagggggAAGggtaggaggaggagaagaagaagaaaagaaagaggaagtgaaGAAGGAGGcggagaaagaaatcaaaagcatAATGAAAGgataggaagaagtaaaactgtctttatttctgATGACTAAATTGTATACAGAGAAACGGCTATGGAATctgaaaacaatgaaacagaactaataagtgaatagAGCAATGTCCCAGAACGTACAGAATCAATTGCGTTTCTATATTCTAGCaatgaaaaatgggaaaatgaagtGGAAAAAATATCCCGTACAGTAGGATTAGAAAACACAAAGTATCAATTTAACAGAAGATGTGCAAGAGTTGTAAAGTGAAAGCTACACAGAGCTGCtgagaaaaattaaggaagatctAAAAACatagatataccatgttcatcaGTTGGAAGACTCTTTATTGCAAGAGTCCAGTTATCAGCAACTTAATCAATAGATGCAACACCATCACACTCAGAATCCCATCAGGATATTTGTGTGGAAGTTGAGCTTATTGTAAAATTTATAGGCAAATACACATGGCCTAGATTAGGTAAAAccatctggaaaaagaagaacaaagttagggAACATACATGACTTGATTTTAAGACTTACCAGAGAGCTTCAGTCTTCAGAGCAGTTGCTGTTGGTGTAAGAATAGAACAGGGATCAGTTAACATTTTCGAAAAAGGGCCagactgtaaatattttaatgtttgcgcccatacagtctctgtcacaactcctCAATCTGCTGtcgtagcatgaaagcagccacagacagtctGTGAGTACATGGGAAGCCTACGTTCccataaaagtttatttacaaaaacaagggGCAGGTTAGATTTGGTCCATGGGcttagtttgccaactcctggaaTAGACTAACAGCACAGattagaaagtccagaaataatccCACACTTAGAAGGATAATTTTGACAAAGGGCTAAAGAATTCAACGGAGAGAAAGAATTCATTTCAGCAAGTGGTGCCTGAGCAACTGTGTGACTGTACAGGAAAAGGGGCACCTTGACTCCTACCACAAAACATGCACAAAACTAATTTGAAATGGGTCTTATTCTgaaatgtaaaagcaaaaattGTAATTCTGTTAGAAGAAAACAGTGGAGACTACCTTGTTTCTGTGGAAGTATGCAAATTTCTAAGAATGCTTAAGGCACTCACCATAAAAAAAGTTGATAAGTTGAATTTCATAAAAAGATATTTATCAAAAGTACTCATCCAAAACACTTAAAAAAGCTGTACAcaggaaaacatattttcaatACACAAATCTAACAAAGGATTTTCATGCAGAATACATACAGACCTGTAAAAATATCAACCTAAAacacaaacaattcaattaaaatggCAGCAGATTTGAACAGGCATTTTACAAAAAGCTTACATCAATGGTTagtaaacacatggaaagatgctcaatatcgttactcaaaagagaaatgtcaattaaaaccacattgagatactATActagtcagtgttctccagagaaacggaaCCAGTGGGATACATGTAGATAAATACATAAGAGAATATTTATTATAGGAACTGGCTCActcaattatggaggctgagaaatcccacAATCTGCTCTCTGTGAGCTGGAGAAGCAGGAAAGCCAGTGATGTAATTCAAGCCTGGTCCACAGGACCAAGAGCCAGGAGCGCTGATGTCTGGAGGCAGGAGACTGTGGATGtgccagctcaagcagagagcaaattTGTCCTTCCTCCACGTTTCTGTTCTGGTCAGGCCCTCAAGAGGTGGGATGATGGCCACACTCATCAGTGATGATAATCTTCTTTACTGACTCCATGGACTCAAATGctaatttcttccagaaacatcctACAGACACAACCAGAAAATATGTTTTACCAGCTACCTAGGCATCCTGTAGCCAAATcaaattgacacacaaaattaatggTCACAGGTACAACTTCACATGTCTTGGAATGGATACATTAAAATGAGTGCTCATACTAAGTGCTGGTGAGCATGTGCAGCAACTGGAAATGGGACAACCAtcttgaaaacagtttggcagtttcttctagTGTTAAACACACACCTTCTCtgagacccagcaattccatctcTAAGTTATTTCACCAAGAGAAAGAACACACATGTCCGTAAAAACTCTTGCATATGAACGTTCAAAGCAGATTTATTTTAGTAACCTGAAACtgggaacaactcaaatgtccatcaattgaagaatggataaacaaactgtgatatgtCCATACAGGGAAGCTTCTAATTAGCAATAAAAGGGAGCACATGAACACGAATCTCTCTCAAATTACTgtactgagcaaaagaagccttACATATGAgtgcatactgtgtgattccatttacatgaagttcaagaacagcgAAAACCAATATTTAACAGTGACAGAGCAGTAGCTGCCTCTGGGGACCGATGGGATTGCCCAGGAAGGGGTACGAGGGCATTTCtgaaatgatggaaatgttccacatCTCTCTGAGGGCATGGGTTGCATGGGTGTATTGATTTACCAAAACTCATTGACATGTAAATGTCAAGGTGTGAAATTTCATGGTATATACGTTAGACCTTtctcttagttcaggctgctataacaaaataccattgacagggtggcttataaacaacagaaatttctttctcactggCGGCTTGGGAGTCCGAGTTCAAGGTGCTTGCAGATTCGGTGTCTGATGAGAACCCACTTCCTTGTCACAGATGGCCATCTctccactgtgtcctcacatggcataAGGGACAGGGTGATCTCAGGGGTCTCCTAGAAAAGGGCTAATCCTATTCattagggctccacccttatgacctaatcccCCCCCAAAGGCTCCACTTCGAAACTATCCTGTTGGGTATTAGGGTTCAACATATGATTT
This window harbors:
- the LOC123279014 gene encoding serum amyloid A protein, which codes for MKLFTGLIFCSLVLGASGLLSFLGEAARGTWDMLRAYQDMREANYIGADKYFHARGNYDAARRGPGGAWAAKVISDGRENFQRFTDRFSFGGSGRGAEDSRADQAANEWGRSGKDPNHFRPHGLPDKY